The Flavobacteriales bacterium genome includes a region encoding these proteins:
- a CDS encoding TraB/GumN family protein has protein sequence MNKIRFQSKFAVIVFAFTLLSSTLIYGQEPPKKYPSLLWEISGNGVAKPSYLYGTMHVSSKVAFHLGDTFFMALESCDAVALESDATQWLEKMYSTEYLEEVGDLYGRSSYYNDFYREGFSIIEFDKQTLGRSLNFNSRLMNGLLYRESDYDAEFEEETYLDMYIHQAGKKLNKPVIGLEDFMESHRLVQKSEIPDEDEEDRVESVDYRKIRNSGKNPGEMMQDAYRNGDLDMVDSLQRLMDPGNNHQKYMLHDRNIIMANRMDSIIQSGTKLFTGIGAAHLAGEKGVIELLRAKGYTLRPVVRNIDEYSKNYKNKLEKTYVKQDFKTYTTSDGWIEVKLPGKMFETPAYGGYKISYFPDMSNGATYSLTRLRYAGTMRNQDQDYMIKRIDSLLFENIPGKIIEQKEIKRNGFPGFDIINRTKKSDYQRYLIVATPLELIIFKVGGTLDYVKDNNNLEEVFSSLKIKGKTADWSTFHSIYGFDIDLPGTPITEEKDKEHDYMLGSDVQIQAMDGDEFFYVNRTSLHDYFYIEEDTFELSYISHEFHKEMKLEHGPKEFFNFNGRPAMKTTCKDSNKYLHSLYFVDGPRYYQLLAKTNSEEWPKQFFESFKFTQSKPIREEFVFNDTSYHYSVKTPVKRSGFANFDLREVSERVRNKENNRDYDGRRDYLVFQEPMSDQQVGLGFKQFSRYFYRSAYDTLWRSVKKDYLGSGLVFDVEKISEDSTEYDLVVSDTNSVRNIHFHFKVNGGILYSIRAVSEIGKPSPLYQSFVSSFTPNPDTVVGLPITQNKADIFFDDLLHGDSLAVDYAIQSVDEIRFEKQHLDKLIDVIENFKHKDYDISDKVDLIESMGFIKHRDVLPFLEKYYKQNVDTAQYQVAVLKALVNQHSKPATKLFKTLLEYETPLVDKSSVSQLTSRMSDSLTTYTDLFPFLLKFTRYPEYQSNVYDLMAEMVDSGVLKPKKYKSYKKDILREAKDELKRTISEANKASGGNSYRSYYYYEPSSTLEPYNTLLIPFKNQKDVQNYFERTKKLNDEGELFTTSVQMLEAGMDVNDTIWPHFANREKYLIKLYEKLKEINQLHLIPDSCLTQENIAKSMLYKYNSVTEKDSVQFLKRYEARNKDGEGYVYVFKKKDKYNDKQWEYDYIGIMPKDSTIVPKDYDVKDNGNDYIDEEELDKTMEDVIDHLLYADRKRVKEKRKYRGFYGY, from the coding sequence ATGAATAAAATTAGATTTCAGTCCAAATTCGCCGTTATAGTTTTCGCCTTTACTTTGCTTTCTTCCACATTAATCTATGGGCAGGAGCCTCCCAAAAAATATCCCTCTTTGTTGTGGGAAATTTCGGGAAACGGAGTGGCCAAGCCGAGTTATTTGTATGGCACCATGCACGTAAGCAGCAAAGTGGCTTTCCATTTGGGTGATACGTTTTTTATGGCCTTAGAAAGCTGTGATGCGGTGGCTCTGGAGAGCGATGCAACCCAATGGCTCGAAAAAATGTATAGCACCGAATATTTGGAAGAAGTCGGCGATTTATACGGGCGTTCGTCTTATTACAACGATTTTTATCGAGAAGGTTTTAGCATTATTGAGTTTGATAAGCAAACTTTGGGCAGAAGCCTAAATTTCAATAGCCGATTGATGAACGGATTGCTTTATCGTGAGTCGGACTACGATGCCGAATTTGAGGAAGAAACCTATCTGGATATGTACATTCATCAGGCTGGAAAAAAACTGAACAAACCCGTGATAGGACTCGAAGATTTCATGGAATCACACCGGTTGGTTCAAAAATCGGAAATACCCGATGAGGATGAAGAAGACCGTGTGGAAAGTGTGGACTACCGAAAAATAAGAAACTCCGGTAAAAATCCTGGAGAGATGATGCAGGATGCCTATAGAAACGGTGATTTGGACATGGTTGATTCGTTGCAACGTTTAATGGATCCGGGCAACAACCACCAAAAATATATGCTACACGATCGAAACATTATCATGGCCAACCGCATGGATTCCATCATCCAATCCGGAACAAAACTATTTACGGGCATTGGTGCGGCTCATCTTGCAGGCGAAAAAGGGGTTATTGAACTGCTTCGGGCAAAAGGATATACCCTGAGACCAGTGGTTAGAAACATCGACGAATACAGCAAAAACTACAAAAACAAACTTGAAAAAACCTATGTAAAACAAGATTTTAAAACCTATACCACCAGCGATGGATGGATAGAGGTAAAACTACCGGGAAAGATGTTTGAAACCCCTGCCTATGGCGGATATAAAATCAGCTATTTCCCCGATATGTCAAACGGAGCAACCTATTCATTAACCCGTTTGAGATATGCCGGCACCATGCGAAATCAAGATCAGGATTACATGATAAAACGCATTGACAGTTTGCTTTTTGAAAATATTCCCGGAAAAATAATCGAACAAAAGGAAATAAAAAGAAATGGTTTTCCGGGTTTTGATATTATAAACCGAACCAAAAAAAGCGATTATCAGCGATATTTAATTGTGGCTACCCCACTTGAGTTAATCATTTTTAAAGTTGGTGGCACGTTGGATTATGTGAAAGACAATAACAATTTGGAAGAGGTATTTTCATCACTAAAAATTAAAGGAAAAACGGCTGATTGGAGTACGTTTCACAGCATATATGGCTTCGACATTGATTTGCCCGGAACTCCTATTACCGAGGAAAAAGACAAAGAACATGACTACATGTTGGGTAGCGATGTTCAGATTCAGGCCATGGATGGCGATGAGTTTTTCTATGTAAATCGAACCTCATTGCATGATTATTTTTATATAGAAGAAGATACGTTTGAGCTAAGTTACATCTCGCATGAGTTTCATAAAGAAATGAAGTTGGAACACGGGCCAAAGGAATTTTTCAATTTTAATGGCCGGCCTGCCATGAAAACAACGTGCAAAGATTCAAACAAATATTTGCATAGCCTTTATTTTGTTGACGGACCTCGATATTATCAACTTTTGGCTAAAACCAACAGTGAGGAGTGGCCAAAACAGTTTTTTGAATCGTTTAAGTTTACTCAATCAAAACCTATAAGAGAAGAATTTGTGTTTAACGACACAAGCTACCATTACAGCGTAAAAACTCCAGTAAAAAGAAGTGGTTTTGCCAATTTTGATTTGAGAGAAGTTTCGGAGCGGGTAAGAAACAAAGAAAACAACCGAGACTATGATGGCCGCCGAGATTATCTTGTCTTTCAAGAACCCATGAGCGATCAGCAGGTCGGCTTAGGTTTTAAGCAATTCTCCCGATATTTCTATCGCTCAGCGTATGACACACTTTGGAGAAGTGTTAAAAAGGACTATTTGGGCAGCGGATTAGTTTTTGATGTTGAAAAAATAAGTGAAGACAGCACAGAGTATGATTTGGTGGTTTCCGACACAAATAGTGTTCGAAATATTCATTTTCATTTCAAGGTAAACGGAGGCATATTATACAGCATCCGAGCCGTTTCGGAAATAGGCAAACCCAGTCCGCTTTACCAAAGTTTTGTTTCAAGTTTCACACCTAATCCAGACACAGTGGTAGGATTGCCTATTACGCAAAACAAAGCCGACATATTCTTTGATGACTTATTACATGGCGATAGTTTGGCGGTGGACTATGCCATACAATCGGTAGATGAAATCCGTTTTGAAAAGCAACATTTGGATAAATTGATTGATGTGATAGAAAATTTTAAACACAAAGATTACGACATCTCCGATAAAGTGGATTTGATAGAATCAATGGGTTTTATAAAACATCGAGATGTGTTGCCTTTTTTAGAAAAATATTACAAGCAAAATGTGGACACAGCCCAATATCAGGTGGCAGTGTTAAAAGCTTTGGTCAATCAGCATTCAAAACCAGCCACCAAATTATTCAAAACCCTGCTCGAATACGAAACGCCATTGGTAGATAAAAGTTCGGTGAGCCAGCTTACTTCGAGAATGAGCGACAGTTTGACTACCTATACCGATTTGTTTCCGTTTCTGTTAAAGTTTACCCGTTATCCCGAGTATCAGTCAAATGTGTATGATTTGATGGCAGAAATGGTGGATAGCGGAGTGCTGAAACCCAAAAAATACAAGTCATACAAAAAAGACATTTTGAGAGAAGCTAAAGACGAATTGAAAAGAACCATTTCGGAGGCTAATAAAGCGTCGGGCGGAAATTCTTATAGAAGTTATTATTACTACGAACCAAGCAGCACATTAGAGCCATACAACACTTTGTTGATTCCGTTTAAAAATCAAAAGGATGTGCAGAATTATTTTGAGCGAACCAAAAAATTGAATGATGAGGGCGAGTTATTTACCACAAGTGTTCAAATGCTCGAGGCAGGAATGGATGTGAATGATACCATTTGGCCGCATTTTGCCAATAGAGAAAAGTATCTGATAAAACTTTACGAAAAATTAAAAGAAATAAACCAATTGCATTTGATTCCCGACAGTTGTTTAACGCAAGAAAACATTGCCAAATCAATGCTTTATAAATACAATAGCGTAACCGAAAAAGACAGTGTTCAGTTTTTAAAAAGGTATGAGGCAAGAAACAAAGATGGCGAAGGATATGTATATGTTTTCAAGAAAAAAGACAAATACAACGACAAGCAATGGGAGTATGATTATATTGGCATAATGCCTAAAGACAGCACCATTGTGCCAAAAGATTATGATGTAAAAGACAACGGCAATGACTACATCGATGAGGAAGAGTTGGATAAAACCATGGAGGATGTAATTGATCATTTGCTGTATGCCGACCGAAAAAGAGTGAAAGAGAAACGAAAATATCGTGGTTTTTATGGGTATTGA
- a CDS encoding D-tyrosyl-tRNA(Tyr) deacylase — MRAVIQRVNHCRLEVEAKVVSEIESGLLILLGIEEVDEKADADWLAAKIANLRIFADQNGVMNESAIDQNKEMMVVSQFTLHASTKKGNRPSYIRAARPEKAEPLYQYFTQKMKETGCKTVNGIFGADMQIRFTNDGPVTIIIDSRNKE, encoded by the coding sequence ATGAGAGCTGTAATACAACGAGTAAACCACTGCAGATTGGAGGTTGAAGCAAAAGTAGTTTCAGAAATAGAATCGGGATTATTGATTTTGTTGGGAATAGAGGAAGTGGATGAAAAAGCCGATGCTGACTGGCTGGCCGCAAAAATTGCCAATCTTAGAATATTTGCCGACCAAAACGGAGTGATGAATGAATCTGCAATTGACCAAAACAAAGAAATGATGGTAGTAAGCCAATTTACCCTTCATGCATCTACAAAAAAGGGCAACCGCCCAAGCTATATAAGGGCTGCAAGACCCGAAAAGGCCGAGCCACTCTATCAATATTTTACCCAAAAAATGAAAGAAACTGGCTGCAAAACTGTCAACGGAATTTTTGGTGCCGATATGCAAATACGTTTTACCAACGATGGTCCGGTAACAATTATAATTGACAGTCGGAATAAGGAGTAG
- a CDS encoding nitroreductase encodes MDVLSAIKNRRSFYTAQMSGEIVEDSIVWELLNCANWAPNHYHTEPWRFRVFAGKGLENLLDNLAELYKKTSGENFSEAKYDKYATRKKQLSHAIAIVLHKSDKPGLPAVEEREAVACAVQNLWLATTKFDGVGGYWSTGNLVYLPEFAQFLNLESNQECLGIFYLGMIKADGVAPQSSRGDIKEKVIWTNE; translated from the coding sequence ATGGATGTTTTATCAGCAATAAAAAACAGACGGTCGTTTTATACGGCACAAATGAGTGGTGAAATAGTAGAGGACAGCATTGTGTGGGAGCTGCTGAATTGTGCCAATTGGGCTCCCAATCATTACCACACCGAACCGTGGAGGTTTAGGGTATTTGCCGGAAAAGGGTTGGAAAATTTGTTGGATAATTTAGCCGAACTATATAAAAAGACAAGTGGAGAAAATTTTAGCGAAGCCAAATATGATAAATACGCTACTCGAAAAAAGCAGCTTTCGCATGCCATAGCCATTGTATTGCACAAAAGTGATAAACCCGGACTTCCGGCAGTAGAAGAAAGAGAGGCAGTGGCATGTGCTGTGCAAAATTTATGGTTGGCTACCACCAAATTTGACGGGGTTGGCGGATATTGGAGTACCGGAAATTTGGTGTATTTGCCCGAGTTTGCTCAATTTTTAAATCTTGAGAGCAACCAAGAATGTTTGGGCATTTTTTATTTGGGAATGATAAAAGCGGATGGCGTTGCACCCCAAAGCAGCCGTGGAGATATTAAAGAAAAAGTAATTTGGACGAACGAATAA
- a CDS encoding superoxide dismutase, whose product MMAFELPALPYAYNALEPHIDARTMEIHHGKHHAAYIAKLNAAIEGTEMEGKSIEDLMKNHTDNGAVRNNGGGHFNHTLFWTVMSPKGGGMPTGDLATAIENDLGGFEAFKTAFSNAAATQFGSGWAWLCVCNGKLCVCSTPNQDNPVMGSGCQGTPILGLDVWEHAYYLNYQNRRPDYIEAFFNVINWDEVAKRYAAAK is encoded by the coding sequence ATTATGGCTTTTGAATTACCGGCATTACCCTATGCCTACAACGCTTTAGAACCACACATAGATGCCCGCACCATGGAAATTCACCACGGAAAACATCATGCAGCCTACATTGCCAAATTGAATGCGGCCATTGAAGGCACCGAAATGGAAGGCAAATCCATCGAAGATTTGATGAAAAACCACACCGACAACGGTGCCGTGCGAAACAATGGTGGCGGACACTTTAACCATACGCTTTTCTGGACAGTGATGTCGCCAAAAGGTGGCGGAATGCCCACCGGCGATTTGGCAACAGCCATCGAAAATGATTTGGGTGGATTTGAAGCTTTTAAAACCGCTTTTAGCAATGCAGCCGCCACTCAATTTGGCAGCGGCTGGGCATGGCTGTGTGTGTGCAACGGCAAATTGTGTGTTTGCAGCACTCCAAACCAAGACAATCCAGTGATGGGTTCGGGCTGCCAGGGCACGCCTATCTTGGGTCTTGATGTGTGGGAACACGCCTATTATTTGAATTATCAAAACCGTCGTCCAGACTACATTGAAGCATTTTTTAATGTAATAAACTGGGACGAAGTGGCCAAAAGATACGCTGCGGCCAAGTAG
- a CDS encoding transcriptional regulator, which yields MEIKEAQDRFIQGWGQLGASWGINRTMAQIQAVLLLSPKPLSTDEIMEKLQISRGNANMNLRELMAWGIVYKSFVPGDRKEYFYSEKNMWELAKKISRERKKRELEPLVSMLNEVKSVEGNSEEVLEFKKVAESATSMANRAESALDLVMKLEESIFFKWMTGTK from the coding sequence GTGGAAATTAAAGAAGCACAAGATCGGTTTATTCAAGGCTGGGGGCAACTTGGTGCCAGCTGGGGCATAAACCGCACCATGGCTCAAATTCAGGCCGTGTTGTTGCTTAGCCCTAAACCACTTAGCACCGACGAAATCATGGAAAAACTTCAAATATCAAGAGGTAATGCCAACATGAATCTTCGTGAGCTTATGGCTTGGGGCATTGTTTATAAAAGTTTTGTGCCTGGTGATAGAAAAGAGTATTTCTATTCCGAAAAAAACATGTGGGAACTGGCAAAAAAAATATCAAGAGAAAGAAAGAAACGTGAGTTGGAGCCATTGGTAAGCATGCTCAATGAGGTAAAATCGGTGGAAGGTAATAGCGAAGAAGTACTGGAATTTAAAAAAGTGGCAGAATCAGCCACCAGCATGGCTAATAGAGCAGAATCAGCGTTGGATTTAGTAATGAAACTGGAAGAATCCATCTTTTTTAAATGGATGACCGGAACAAAATAA